A window from Malacoplasma iowae encodes these proteins:
- a CDS encoding MFS transporter, with product MKQNKNFKKDVFEKLDLLKSKFNLQEDVVSTLKINNYTLLAFLFIGIIGIVIELLLFVSLILMHTINALYTNAPLNILFVFLNVFLIFNNVYFITFCVVTYVIYKKEKRNIMFFAPLIAIVLTTISSILVIISLSTNVFAIDWAVFFIQLIASLISLFFFFNNYPNIRKKVDLILDKILKPNATNKENSNNKLKSGTEIQNKNIITSKQDNLTNKKISTTVRDNKLENIKNIDKTPKKNGLPRKTNNNKK from the coding sequence ATGAAACAAAACAAAAACTTTAAAAAGGATGTTTTTGAAAAACTTGATTTATTAAAGAGTAAATTTAATCTTCAAGAAGATGTTGTATCCACTTTGAAAATTAACAATTATACTTTATTGGCTTTTTTATTTATAGGAATTATTGGGATTGTAATAGAATTATTGCTTTTTGTTAGTTTAATTTTAATGCACACAATAAACGCATTATATACAAATGCACCTTTGAATATTTTATTTGTTTTTTTGAATGTGTTTTTAATATTTAATAATGTGTATTTTATAACTTTTTGTGTTGTCACATACGTGATATATAAAAAAGAAAAACGAAATATTATGTTTTTTGCACCATTAATTGCAATTGTTTTAACTACTATATCTTCGATTCTTGTGATTATTAGTTTATCAACAAATGTTTTTGCTATAGACTGAGCTGTGTTTTTTATACAACTTATTGCAAGTTTAATAAGTTTGTTTTTCTTTTTTAATAATTATCCAAATATAAGAAAAAAAGTAGATCTTATTCTTGATAAAATATTAAAACCAAATGCAACAAATAAAGAAAATTCAAATAATAAATTAAAATCTGGCACAGAAATACAAAATAAAAATATTATAACCTCTAAGCAAGATAACTTGACTAATAAAAAAATATCAACAACTGTCAGAGATAATAAATTAGAAAATATTAAAAATATTGATAAGACACCAAAAAAGAATGGATTACCAAGAAAAACCAATAATAATAAAAAATAA